From the genome of Pseudomonadota bacterium:
GACCCATTGCCTTTCCCGAACCAAAATCACCGAAGTTTAAAAATACAGATGTTCCCATATACACAAGGCCCAAACCGTTCATGTAACCTGGTACAGTATAATCCTTTCTTATAGGAACTATTTCATTTCCTTTTAATCTATAGAATGACTGGACTTCCTCATAATCCTTTTGTTCTTTTATACCCAAATTCCTATATGTAAAAGGGATCTTCGCTCCCGCCTCAGCATCGATAGCCTTGCTCCCCAGGCCATCTACAACCATCACAACTGCCTCCTCAAAAGGAGAAGCAAAAAAGGCGCTCGCTGCATGTGCGTCATGATGTGATACGGTGTGGATAGTGCCCTGGTAACCAAGTTCACCTCTAATCATTTCTACCGTTTTATTCTCTTTCTCTTTATCATACCGTGTAACACCCACAATCAGGTCAACGCCATTGATATTGGAAAGGGCTGCAGAATCAAGGAGATATTTTACGGACAGATGCGGGAAAAAACCAGCATGTTTCACCCTGCTAAGCCTTTCTTCCCCTACTGCAAATAACCGTCCTTCAGATATGAGGGCGGCACCTGTATCATGTCCAAAAACATGGAGCCCTAGGATATTCATAAAATTCTCCAATAATTTAAACTATATATTTGCATTCCCCCTGTCAGAACTTTCCCTAATATAACAGATGACCCCCGAGCAGTCAATCTCAAAAGAAGTTGATAGGAAATGGCCCATGGCTGATGGAGATAGGACGTAACAGAAAAGCCTTGACAATCTCCTGACCTTCTTATACCTTTTCCCAAAATGAAATTTCCAAAACAATATACCCATTGTACCGGGATATATAATGTGTAATCAGGCTTGTATCAAGTTTGGGCGTACGTATCTCAAGGAACAGGATGTAAAAGGAAAGTCTGTTATTGAAGTCGGCTCCCTCAACATAAACGGTTCTTTAAGGCCAATCGTGGAAGCATTGCACCCCTCAAGCTATGTTGGTGTTGATATTCAAATGGGGCCAGGGGTTGACCGGGTCTGCGATGTATTAGACCTCCTCGACCACTTCGGTTACGAGAAGTTTGGTTTCCTTATTTCCACAGAATTATTAGAACATGTGAAAGACTGGCAAAATGCGATCAGCAATTTCAAGAACGTCTTGAAACCTGAAGGTGTTCTGTTAGTTACTACAAGGTCAAAAGGTTTCAAGTATCATGAATTTCCATTCGATTTCTGGAGATACGAGAGGACAGACATGGAGGCAATATTTTCGGATTTCATTATCGAGGTAATAGAGAAGGATCCCCTGAGACCGGGCATATTTATCAAAGCAAGAAAGCCGGTTACCTTTAATGAAAATGACTTAACCGGATATAAACTTTATTCAATGGTCAAGGAAAAGCGTATAAGCTCCATTACCGATGCTGATATTTCCCTGTTTGAAAATAGCAAACGGAAAATATATGGCAAGAAAAGGTCCTCAATCTTATCAATATTACAGCATAAGCTAAAGTAGAAAGGCATGAAGAAAACAAAGTATCTAAAGATTTTAAAGAAATGGCAGTAATAGTGGAGAATCCTTTAGTCTCTATAGTCATCCCCACTTATAATTACGCCAGATACCTATCCCGGGCAATTAAGTCCTGTCTCGGGCAATCCTATAAAAACCTTGAAATTATAGTAGTAGACGACGGGTCAACCGATAATACCAGAGAGATCTTACGCGACATAGACAATAAGATCTTATATACCTATCAGGAAAATAAGGGGGTCTCTGCGGCCCGCAATACCGGGCTTGAACTCTCAACCGGCACATTTATTACCTTTCTTGATGCGGATGATTATCTGACCGAAGACTCAATAGAATCAAGACTGGGTATACTTATGGACAAAAGTGACCTTCAGTTTGTCATCAGCGAAACATACTCAAAAAATATCTCCAATGATACGTTATCTTACAGACCCGCATCAAAAAAGGATTTCATAACCGATAGATTACATGAGGCACTTCTGCTGAGACGTATTCAGTTTGCAACATGCGCGGTATTTATGAGAAACCAGCTTGCTAAAAAATTTAGATTCCCATTAAATATATCAAACGGGGAAGATATCGCATATTTCACAAAAATATTTTTTAAAACGAAGGGGTATTTCCTTTCAAAACCAACCGCGGTAACATGCAGTCACCCTGAAAGCCTGCGACACAATATTGAAGTAATAAAAAGGCAGGGGATTGACCTTATTGAGACAATCTTTGACGACCCATATTATGGTGGGGCACTTGATTATCTCCGTAAGGATTTTACCGCCCAACGCTGCCTTGAGTTCTTCAGGAGATTCTATCATTCCCGTGATAAAATGCTTGCCAGAAAATATTACATAAAGGCCATTCTTACCAAACCGAGTAAAATATTGAAGGTGGACTACCTGATAAAATTTCTCAGAACCTGCCTATAATAACACTATGCTCGCTTTTTCCCTATGGCAAAAATGGTGTATGCATAGTCAATCTCAAGAAACCTGAAGAGAAAGCCAAAGATATATACCTTCATCACATACCTGTGGAAGGCATCGTTAAAAGACCTGTAAAGTTCATTCACTTCATAACCTGTCAGATCCATGACTGCTGCAAGCTCATCATACGCATAGTACGTCTTATGGTCAGCAG
Proteins encoded in this window:
- a CDS encoding methyltransferase domain-containing protein, with translation MCNQACIKFGRTYLKEQDVKGKSVIEVGSLNINGSLRPIVEALHPSSYVGVDIQMGPGVDRVCDVLDLLDHFGYEKFGFLISTELLEHVKDWQNAISNFKNVLKPEGVLLVTTRSKGFKYHEFPFDFWRYERTDMEAIFSDFIIEVIEKDPLRPGIFIKARKPVTFNENDLTGYKLYSMVKEKRISSITDADISLFENSKRKIYGKKRSSILSILQHKLK
- a CDS encoding glycosyltransferase family 2 protein, which gives rise to MAVIVENPLVSIVIPTYNYARYLSRAIKSCLGQSYKNLEIIVVDDGSTDNTREILRDIDNKILYTYQENKGVSAARNTGLELSTGTFITFLDADDYLTEDSIESRLGILMDKSDLQFVISETYSKNISNDTLSYRPASKKDFITDRLHEALLLRRIQFATCAVFMRNQLAKKFRFPLNISNGEDIAYFTKIFFKTKGYFLSKPTAVTCSHPESLRHNIEVIKRQGIDLIETIFDDPYYGGALDYLRKDFTAQRCLEFFRRFYHSRDKMLARKYYIKAILTKPSKILKVDYLIKFLRTCL